From the genome of Dehalococcoidales bacterium:
GGAGAAGGTGATATCCGATGTCACCACCCGGGTGGAGGGTGCCGCACGACCGACGGTCTTCTTTATGGTCGACGGTACTGACCCGAACATGCCGTGGACCGCCGGTGGAGGGTCTTTCATTCATGACGTAATCACAATAGCCGGCGGGGAGAATATCGCCTCCCGTGTAGTCGATGACTACACGCAACTGAGCATCGAGGAGATTGTCAATGCCGACCCGGATTTCATCATTATCCAGACAATGATGGGGGGTGTTCCCACGGTTGCCGTGGAAGTGCTGGAGCAGCACCCTATCTGGCAGCAGTTGAGCGCTGTTAAGGAAGGTAACATCTATCTCATCAATGGCGACCTCGTGTCTCGCCCCGGCCCAAGAATTACGCAGGGCCTGGAAGAGATGGCAAAGATACTCCACCCGGAGCTGTTCGACTAGGCGGCCCTGTTGACGGGTGTGGTACTATAAACGTAGTTGACTTGTGGGCGAGCCGTCGGAATGTGCGGCGGCTCGCTCGCTCAGGAGAGAGACTTGTCGAGATTGCTGCTGGTAAGACACGGTACCACCGACTTTAACACCGGACGACGGTTCATGGGGCAGAGCGATATCGAGTTGAGTGCTGAAGGCTACCGGCAGGCGGAAAAGCTACGCGACTACCTGGCCAGGGAGAAGATTGACGCTGCCTACTCCAGTGACCTCAGGCGTGCCCTGGTGACAGCGGAGGTCATCTGCCAGGAACGCGGACTGGAGATTGTGACCTGCCCCGAATTGAGGGAGTGCGACTATGGTGAGTGCGAGGGGCTGACCTTCGGCGAGATTGGAAGCAGCTACCCGGAGGTGGCCGCACGGTGTATAAACTTCACTCTTGACCTGGAGTTCCCGGGCGGGGAGTGCTATCGGGACTTCTTCGAGCGCACCGGGCGGTTTCTGGAAAGGCTTGATAGCTACAAACCGGAAAAAACCGTGCTTGTTGTTGCCCACGACGGTGTGCTCAAGGCGCTCCTGTGTACTATGCTCGGGATAGACGGGAGTCACTGGTGGCAACTTAGACTGGACACCGCCTCCCTGAGTATCATGGAGACACACCCTCGGGGTGCGAGACTGACCCGCCTGAATGATGTCTGCCATCTGGCGGCGGACACTGACTAACCGTACACTACCCGATTGCCTGCCTGTTCTTGCCGTGATAAACTGTGGCCAGCATACAAAGACGTACTACGTGCGCTGGCTATCAAGGAAAAGATGGTCCCATTTATTACCTTTGAAGGCGGAGAAGGCAGCGGCAAGACTGTTCAGGCAAGGGCACTACACAGGAAATTGCTCCAGGCAGCCGTGCCTGCACTCCTTATCTACGAGCCGGGTGGGACACCGCTGGGCCGGAGAATCGGTCGCTGGCTGAAGTGGGGTCGAGCAGCAGACATGTCTCCCCTCAGCGAATTACTGCTGTTCAATGCTTCCCGTGCCCAGCTGGTCCGTGATGTTATTGAGCCCAATCTGAAAAACGGGACGGTGATCATCTGTGACCGGTATACCGATTCCACCGTTGCCTACCAGGGTTACGCACGGGGACTGGACATGGAGACTGTCCACCGTATTAATAGTATCGCTACCGGCGGACTATGTCCTGACCTCACCGTGCTGCTGGATATTCCGGTTGAGGAAGGCTTTGCCCGCAAGAAGGACCGGGCGCAGGACCGTTTCGAGCAGGAAGACATGGTTTTTCACCGGAGAGTCCGTGAGGGATACCGCGCTCTTGCTGCTGCGGAGCCGGAGCGCTGGCTGGTGATTGATGCCCGGCAGTCCAGAGGAGAGATAGAGCACCTGGTCTGGCCCAGGGTGAGCCGTCTGCTGGTGGAGATACTTGGTTCAGAAAATCAGATTGCCGAGTAATCCTGGGATACCTACCCTTGCCGAGGAGAAAGTGCTCGCGGCGCAGGGGTA
Proteins encoded in this window:
- the tmk gene encoding dTMP kinase is translated as MVPFITFEGGEGSGKTVQARALHRKLLQAAVPALLIYEPGGTPLGRRIGRWLKWGRAADMSPLSELLLFNASRAQLVRDVIEPNLKNGTVIICDRYTDSTVAYQGYARGLDMETVHRINSIATGGLCPDLTVLLDIPVEEGFARKKDRAQDRFEQEDMVFHRRVREGYRALAAAEPERWLVIDARQSRGEIEHLVWPRVSRLLVEILGSENQIAE
- a CDS encoding histidine phosphatase family protein, coding for MSRLLLVRHGTTDFNTGRRFMGQSDIELSAEGYRQAEKLRDYLAREKIDAAYSSDLRRALVTAEVICQERGLEIVTCPELRECDYGECEGLTFGEIGSSYPEVAARCINFTLDLEFPGGECYRDFFERTGRFLERLDSYKPEKTVLVVAHDGVLKALLCTMLGIDGSHWWQLRLDTASLSIMETHPRGARLTRLNDVCHLAADTD